In the Solidesulfovibrio carbinoliphilus subsp. oakridgensis genome, one interval contains:
- a CDS encoding N-acetylneuraminate synthase family protein, giving the protein MPGFAFAGRKIGDNQPAYFIADIAANHDGRLDRALELIRLAAAAGADAAKFQNFHAEKIVSEVGFQGLGRQLDHQKTWNKPVVEVYREASIPGDWTEALWRACREAGIDYFSTPYDQESVDLLDPFVPVYKIGSGDITHTRLIDSIAAKGKPVFIATGASVLEDVTRAMDILLAHQVPVVLMQCNTNYTGAADGFASVNLRVLETYRRLYPGAVLGLSDHTPGHAAVLGAVALGAKVVEKHFTDDNARPGPDHGFSMTPAGWREMVDRTRELEQALGDGVKRIEANELQTMVVQRRALRAVRDLPAGHALTPDDLEALRPIPEDGLPPYELDALLGKTLARALGRGEHLTRRHLART; this is encoded by the coding sequence ATGCCAGGTTTTGCCTTTGCGGGAAGAAAAATAGGCGACAACCAGCCCGCCTATTTCATCGCCGACATCGCCGCCAATCACGACGGCCGGCTCGACCGGGCCCTGGAACTCATCCGCCTGGCCGCGGCGGCCGGGGCCGACGCGGCCAAGTTTCAGAACTTCCACGCCGAAAAGATCGTTTCCGAAGTCGGCTTCCAGGGCCTTGGCCGCCAGCTCGACCACCAAAAGACCTGGAACAAGCCCGTGGTCGAGGTCTACCGGGAGGCGTCCATTCCCGGGGACTGGACCGAGGCCCTGTGGCGGGCCTGCCGCGAGGCCGGCATCGACTACTTTTCCACGCCCTACGACCAGGAGTCCGTGGATCTGCTCGACCCCTTCGTGCCGGTCTACAAGATCGGCTCCGGGGACATCACCCACACCCGGCTGATCGACTCCATCGCCGCCAAGGGCAAACCGGTTTTCATCGCCACCGGCGCGTCCGTGCTCGAGGACGTCACCCGGGCCATGGACATCCTGCTGGCCCATCAAGTCCCGGTGGTGCTCATGCAGTGCAACACCAACTACACCGGTGCGGCCGACGGGTTCGCCTCGGTCAACCTGCGGGTGCTCGAAACCTACCGTCGCCTCTATCCCGGCGCCGTGCTCGGGCTGTCCGACCACACCCCGGGCCATGCGGCCGTGCTCGGAGCCGTGGCCCTGGGCGCCAAGGTGGTGGAGAAACACTTTACCGACGACAACGCCCGGCCGGGCCCGGACCACGGCTTTTCCATGACGCCGGCCGGCTGGCGCGAGATGGTCGACCGGACCCGGGAACTCGAACAGGCTCTTGGCGACGGCGTCAAGCGCATCGAGGCCAACGAGCTCCAGACCATGGTGGTCCAGCGCCGGGCCCTGCGGGCCGTCCGGGATCTGCCGGCCGGCCACGCCCTGACGCCGGACGACCTGGAGGCCCTGCGTCCCATTCCCGAGGACGGATTGCCCCCCTACGAACTGGACGCGCTGCTCGGGAAAACCCTTGCCCGGGCCCTTGGCCGAGGCGAGCACCTCACGCGTCGCCACCTGGCCCGGACGTAG